One Coccinella septempunctata chromosome X, icCocSept1.1, whole genome shotgun sequence genomic window carries:
- the LOC123321434 gene encoding facilitated trehalose transporter Tret1-like isoform X3: MATLQENLRLSQPEIEPLNSKEKDPEEALPTSQKVTWESFSTLQKFRAAGKQLVTALIVSWVSMLVGYTSGYTSPADKSLRNDFSIGDNEMSWIGGLMPLGAVLGGLLGGPSIDYFGRKWTLLLTDVFLMLAWSVNYFAQDYYYLYVSRSLVGVGVGFASLTFPVYLGETIQPEVRGTLGLLPTTLGNIGILVCFTVGMVLEWKDLAGIAVLMTLPFLLIFIWIIPETPRWYVSKDKLEDCKKSLEWLRGNKQDITKEFDDLVRNQKEQVLKNEKISDVFTRSNFKPLTICLTLMIFQQFSGINAVIFYTTSIFRASKSTLEPEICTIIIGVVNVCSTFIANALIDRLGRKMLLYISSVSMAVCLGTLGFYYYFKDVTNMDVTDYGFVPLASLIVFALGFSLGFGPIPWLMMGEILPAKIRGPAASIVTAFNWASTFVVTTTFPIMNKSLGSCYTFWFYGLMVVLGFIFTVICVPETRGKSLEDIERLMSGQEVRRMSSKANMKPLPSTF; encoded by the exons ATGGCAAcattacaagaaaatttgaGATTATCGCAGCCAGAGAtagaaccattgaactctaaggAAAAAGACCCAGAAGAAGCCCTTCCAACAAGCCAGAAAGTCACATGGGAATCATTCAGCACTCTCCAGAAATTCAGAGCTGCAGGAAAACag CTCGTGACCGCCCTCATAGTATCATGGGTTTCTATGTTGGTAGGATACACATCAGGATATACCTCTCCTGCTGACAAATCGCTGAGGAACGACTTCTCCATTGGCGACAATGAG ATGTCTTGGATTGGAGGACTCATGCCACTGGGCGCCGTGCTAGGGGGGCTCCTAGGAGGTCCTTCGATAGATTATTTCGGTAGAAAATGGACACTACTGCTAACAGATGTGTTCCTAATGCTAGCTTGGTCAGTGAACTATTTCGCACAAGACTACTATTACCTTTACGTCAGTCGTTCTCTGGTTGGAGTAGGTGTAGGTTTTGCCTCGCTCACATTCCCTGTATATCTAGGCGAAACCATCCAACCGGAAGTACGTGGTACCCTCGGCCTTTTACCGACCACCCTCGGCAACATCGGCATACTGGTGTGCTTCACAGTTGGAATGGTGCTAGAGTGGAAGGACCTGGCTGGAATAGCCGTTCTAATGACCTTACCCTTCTTGCTGATCTTCATTTGGATCATTCCGGAAACGCCGAGGTGGTACGTGTCCAAGGATAAGCTCGAGGACTGCAAGAAATCCTTGGAATGGTTGAGGGGAAACAAGCAAGACATTACCAAAGAGTTCGACGATTTAGTACGAAACCAGAAGGAACAAGTGTTGAAAAACGAGAAGATATCCGACGTATTCACAAGGTCTAATTTCAAACCGCTGACAATATGTCTCACCCTGATGATATTCCAACAATTCAGCGGTATAAACGCTGTCATTTTCTACACAACCTCAATATTCAGAGCCTCAAAGTCTACTTTAGAGCCGGAGATTTGCACAATTATCATAGGTGTGGTTAATGTTTGCTCAACTTTCATAGCGAACGCACTAATCGACAGACTTGGCAGAAAAATGCTCTTATACATTTCTAGCGTATCCATGGCCGTATGTTTAGGAACCCTTGGTTTCTACTACTATTTCAAGGATGTCACTAATATGGACGTAACAGACTACGGTTTTGTACCATTGGCCAGTTTGATCGTTTTCGCCTTAGGTTTTTCGTTAGGTTTCGGACCCATACCTTGGTTGATGATGGGCGAAATTCTACCGGCAAAGATCAGAGGACCGGCAGCTTCGATAGTCACCGCCTTCAACTGGGCTTCCACATTTGTCGTCACCACCACTTTTCCAATAATGAATAAGAGTCTAGGATCATGTTACACATTCTGGTTTTATGGTCTAATGGTCGTATTAGGATTTATCTTCACTGTGATATGCGTTCCAGAAACGAGAGGAAAAAGTCTCGAAGACATTGAAAGACTGATGTCGGGTCAGGAAGTAAGAAGGATGAGCTCTAAAGCCAACATGAAACCTCTGCCTTCTACTTTCTGA
- the LOC123321434 gene encoding facilitated trehalose transporter Tret1-like isoform X1 codes for MCDIQDESMGESTYYLQRDDRSLRTPPQTWITRLQIWKKSRNDRHQLFTKYTQPTISASTTATNLSDYQSSATLFKSKMATLQENLRLSQPEIEPLNSKEKDPEEALPTSQKVTWESFSTLQKFRAAGKQLVTALIVSWVSMLVGYTSGYTSPADKSLRNDFSIGDNEMSWIGGLMPLGAVLGGLLGGPSIDYFGRKWTLLLTDVFLMLAWSVNYFAQDYYYLYVSRSLVGVGVGFASLTFPVYLGETIQPEVRGTLGLLPTTLGNIGILVCFTVGMVLEWKDLAGIAVLMTLPFLLIFIWIIPETPRWYVSKDKLEDCKKSLEWLRGNKQDITKEFDDLVRNQKEQVLKNEKISDVFTRSNFKPLTICLTLMIFQQFSGINAVIFYTTSIFRASKSTLEPEICTIIIGVVNVCSTFIANALIDRLGRKMLLYISSVSMAVCLGTLGFYYYFKDVTNMDVTDYGFVPLASLIVFALGFSLGFGPIPWLMMGEILPAKIRGPAASIVTAFNWASTFVVTTTFPIMNKSLGSCYTFWFYGLMVVLGFIFTVICVPETRGKSLEDIERLMSGQEVRRMSSKANMKPLPSTF; via the exons ATGTGCGATATACAAGACGAGAGTATGGGTGAATCCACCTATTATTTACAGAGGGATGATCGCAGCTTGAGGACACCCCCGCAGACGTGGATCACCAGACTGCAAATATGGAAGAAATCAAGG aaCGATAGGCATCAGCTCTTCACGAAATATACACAGCCAACCATATCAGCATCCACAACTGCAACAAATCTTTCGGATTACCAATCGAGCGCCACATTATTCAAGAGCAAAATGGCAAcattacaagaaaatttgaGATTATCGCAGCCAGAGAtagaaccattgaactctaaggAAAAAGACCCAGAAGAAGCCCTTCCAACAAGCCAGAAAGTCACATGGGAATCATTCAGCACTCTCCAGAAATTCAGAGCTGCAGGAAAACag CTCGTGACCGCCCTCATAGTATCATGGGTTTCTATGTTGGTAGGATACACATCAGGATATACCTCTCCTGCTGACAAATCGCTGAGGAACGACTTCTCCATTGGCGACAATGAG ATGTCTTGGATTGGAGGACTCATGCCACTGGGCGCCGTGCTAGGGGGGCTCCTAGGAGGTCCTTCGATAGATTATTTCGGTAGAAAATGGACACTACTGCTAACAGATGTGTTCCTAATGCTAGCTTGGTCAGTGAACTATTTCGCACAAGACTACTATTACCTTTACGTCAGTCGTTCTCTGGTTGGAGTAGGTGTAGGTTTTGCCTCGCTCACATTCCCTGTATATCTAGGCGAAACCATCCAACCGGAAGTACGTGGTACCCTCGGCCTTTTACCGACCACCCTCGGCAACATCGGCATACTGGTGTGCTTCACAGTTGGAATGGTGCTAGAGTGGAAGGACCTGGCTGGAATAGCCGTTCTAATGACCTTACCCTTCTTGCTGATCTTCATTTGGATCATTCCGGAAACGCCGAGGTGGTACGTGTCCAAGGATAAGCTCGAGGACTGCAAGAAATCCTTGGAATGGTTGAGGGGAAACAAGCAAGACATTACCAAAGAGTTCGACGATTTAGTACGAAACCAGAAGGAACAAGTGTTGAAAAACGAGAAGATATCCGACGTATTCACAAGGTCTAATTTCAAACCGCTGACAATATGTCTCACCCTGATGATATTCCAACAATTCAGCGGTATAAACGCTGTCATTTTCTACACAACCTCAATATTCAGAGCCTCAAAGTCTACTTTAGAGCCGGAGATTTGCACAATTATCATAGGTGTGGTTAATGTTTGCTCAACTTTCATAGCGAACGCACTAATCGACAGACTTGGCAGAAAAATGCTCTTATACATTTCTAGCGTATCCATGGCCGTATGTTTAGGAACCCTTGGTTTCTACTACTATTTCAAGGATGTCACTAATATGGACGTAACAGACTACGGTTTTGTACCATTGGCCAGTTTGATCGTTTTCGCCTTAGGTTTTTCGTTAGGTTTCGGACCCATACCTTGGTTGATGATGGGCGAAATTCTACCGGCAAAGATCAGAGGACCGGCAGCTTCGATAGTCACCGCCTTCAACTGGGCTTCCACATTTGTCGTCACCACCACTTTTCCAATAATGAATAAGAGTCTAGGATCATGTTACACATTCTGGTTTTATGGTCTAATGGTCGTATTAGGATTTATCTTCACTGTGATATGCGTTCCAGAAACGAGAGGAAAAAGTCTCGAAGACATTGAAAGACTGATGTCGGGTCAGGAAGTAAGAAGGATGAGCTCTAAAGCCAACATGAAACCTCTGCCTTCTACTTTCTGA
- the LOC123321434 gene encoding facilitated trehalose transporter Tret1-like isoform X2 yields MVTNEVLCAILIFQNDRHQLFTKYTQPTISASTTATNLSDYQSSATLFKSKMATLQENLRLSQPEIEPLNSKEKDPEEALPTSQKVTWESFSTLQKFRAAGKQLVTALIVSWVSMLVGYTSGYTSPADKSLRNDFSIGDNEMSWIGGLMPLGAVLGGLLGGPSIDYFGRKWTLLLTDVFLMLAWSVNYFAQDYYYLYVSRSLVGVGVGFASLTFPVYLGETIQPEVRGTLGLLPTTLGNIGILVCFTVGMVLEWKDLAGIAVLMTLPFLLIFIWIIPETPRWYVSKDKLEDCKKSLEWLRGNKQDITKEFDDLVRNQKEQVLKNEKISDVFTRSNFKPLTICLTLMIFQQFSGINAVIFYTTSIFRASKSTLEPEICTIIIGVVNVCSTFIANALIDRLGRKMLLYISSVSMAVCLGTLGFYYYFKDVTNMDVTDYGFVPLASLIVFALGFSLGFGPIPWLMMGEILPAKIRGPAASIVTAFNWASTFVVTTTFPIMNKSLGSCYTFWFYGLMVVLGFIFTVICVPETRGKSLEDIERLMSGQEVRRMSSKANMKPLPSTF; encoded by the exons ATGGTCACAAATGAG GTCTTATGTGCgattttaatttttcagaaCGATAGGCATCAGCTCTTCACGAAATATACACAGCCAACCATATCAGCATCCACAACTGCAACAAATCTTTCGGATTACCAATCGAGCGCCACATTATTCAAGAGCAAAATGGCAAcattacaagaaaatttgaGATTATCGCAGCCAGAGAtagaaccattgaactctaaggAAAAAGACCCAGAAGAAGCCCTTCCAACAAGCCAGAAAGTCACATGGGAATCATTCAGCACTCTCCAGAAATTCAGAGCTGCAGGAAAACag CTCGTGACCGCCCTCATAGTATCATGGGTTTCTATGTTGGTAGGATACACATCAGGATATACCTCTCCTGCTGACAAATCGCTGAGGAACGACTTCTCCATTGGCGACAATGAG ATGTCTTGGATTGGAGGACTCATGCCACTGGGCGCCGTGCTAGGGGGGCTCCTAGGAGGTCCTTCGATAGATTATTTCGGTAGAAAATGGACACTACTGCTAACAGATGTGTTCCTAATGCTAGCTTGGTCAGTGAACTATTTCGCACAAGACTACTATTACCTTTACGTCAGTCGTTCTCTGGTTGGAGTAGGTGTAGGTTTTGCCTCGCTCACATTCCCTGTATATCTAGGCGAAACCATCCAACCGGAAGTACGTGGTACCCTCGGCCTTTTACCGACCACCCTCGGCAACATCGGCATACTGGTGTGCTTCACAGTTGGAATGGTGCTAGAGTGGAAGGACCTGGCTGGAATAGCCGTTCTAATGACCTTACCCTTCTTGCTGATCTTCATTTGGATCATTCCGGAAACGCCGAGGTGGTACGTGTCCAAGGATAAGCTCGAGGACTGCAAGAAATCCTTGGAATGGTTGAGGGGAAACAAGCAAGACATTACCAAAGAGTTCGACGATTTAGTACGAAACCAGAAGGAACAAGTGTTGAAAAACGAGAAGATATCCGACGTATTCACAAGGTCTAATTTCAAACCGCTGACAATATGTCTCACCCTGATGATATTCCAACAATTCAGCGGTATAAACGCTGTCATTTTCTACACAACCTCAATATTCAGAGCCTCAAAGTCTACTTTAGAGCCGGAGATTTGCACAATTATCATAGGTGTGGTTAATGTTTGCTCAACTTTCATAGCGAACGCACTAATCGACAGACTTGGCAGAAAAATGCTCTTATACATTTCTAGCGTATCCATGGCCGTATGTTTAGGAACCCTTGGTTTCTACTACTATTTCAAGGATGTCACTAATATGGACGTAACAGACTACGGTTTTGTACCATTGGCCAGTTTGATCGTTTTCGCCTTAGGTTTTTCGTTAGGTTTCGGACCCATACCTTGGTTGATGATGGGCGAAATTCTACCGGCAAAGATCAGAGGACCGGCAGCTTCGATAGTCACCGCCTTCAACTGGGCTTCCACATTTGTCGTCACCACCACTTTTCCAATAATGAATAAGAGTCTAGGATCATGTTACACATTCTGGTTTTATGGTCTAATGGTCGTATTAGGATTTATCTTCACTGTGATATGCGTTCCAGAAACGAGAGGAAAAAGTCTCGAAGACATTGAAAGACTGATGTCGGGTCAGGAAGTAAGAAGGATGAGCTCTAAAGCCAACATGAAACCTCTGCCTTCTACTTTCTGA
- the LOC123321434 gene encoding facilitated trehalose transporter Tret1-like isoform X4 translates to MKVLNRADTHVSIIIPRAQPKAICTISQLVTALIVSWVSMLVGYTSGYTSPADKSLRNDFSIGDNEMSWIGGLMPLGAVLGGLLGGPSIDYFGRKWTLLLTDVFLMLAWSVNYFAQDYYYLYVSRSLVGVGVGFASLTFPVYLGETIQPEVRGTLGLLPTTLGNIGILVCFTVGMVLEWKDLAGIAVLMTLPFLLIFIWIIPETPRWYVSKDKLEDCKKSLEWLRGNKQDITKEFDDLVRNQKEQVLKNEKISDVFTRSNFKPLTICLTLMIFQQFSGINAVIFYTTSIFRASKSTLEPEICTIIIGVVNVCSTFIANALIDRLGRKMLLYISSVSMAVCLGTLGFYYYFKDVTNMDVTDYGFVPLASLIVFALGFSLGFGPIPWLMMGEILPAKIRGPAASIVTAFNWASTFVVTTTFPIMNKSLGSCYTFWFYGLMVVLGFIFTVICVPETRGKSLEDIERLMSGQEVRRMSSKANMKPLPSTF, encoded by the exons ATGAAGGTTCTTAATCGGGCAGACACACATGTCAGTATTATCATACCGCGCGCACAGCCAAAAGCCATATGTACGATATCGCAG CTCGTGACCGCCCTCATAGTATCATGGGTTTCTATGTTGGTAGGATACACATCAGGATATACCTCTCCTGCTGACAAATCGCTGAGGAACGACTTCTCCATTGGCGACAATGAG ATGTCTTGGATTGGAGGACTCATGCCACTGGGCGCCGTGCTAGGGGGGCTCCTAGGAGGTCCTTCGATAGATTATTTCGGTAGAAAATGGACACTACTGCTAACAGATGTGTTCCTAATGCTAGCTTGGTCAGTGAACTATTTCGCACAAGACTACTATTACCTTTACGTCAGTCGTTCTCTGGTTGGAGTAGGTGTAGGTTTTGCCTCGCTCACATTCCCTGTATATCTAGGCGAAACCATCCAACCGGAAGTACGTGGTACCCTCGGCCTTTTACCGACCACCCTCGGCAACATCGGCATACTGGTGTGCTTCACAGTTGGAATGGTGCTAGAGTGGAAGGACCTGGCTGGAATAGCCGTTCTAATGACCTTACCCTTCTTGCTGATCTTCATTTGGATCATTCCGGAAACGCCGAGGTGGTACGTGTCCAAGGATAAGCTCGAGGACTGCAAGAAATCCTTGGAATGGTTGAGGGGAAACAAGCAAGACATTACCAAAGAGTTCGACGATTTAGTACGAAACCAGAAGGAACAAGTGTTGAAAAACGAGAAGATATCCGACGTATTCACAAGGTCTAATTTCAAACCGCTGACAATATGTCTCACCCTGATGATATTCCAACAATTCAGCGGTATAAACGCTGTCATTTTCTACACAACCTCAATATTCAGAGCCTCAAAGTCTACTTTAGAGCCGGAGATTTGCACAATTATCATAGGTGTGGTTAATGTTTGCTCAACTTTCATAGCGAACGCACTAATCGACAGACTTGGCAGAAAAATGCTCTTATACATTTCTAGCGTATCCATGGCCGTATGTTTAGGAACCCTTGGTTTCTACTACTATTTCAAGGATGTCACTAATATGGACGTAACAGACTACGGTTTTGTACCATTGGCCAGTTTGATCGTTTTCGCCTTAGGTTTTTCGTTAGGTTTCGGACCCATACCTTGGTTGATGATGGGCGAAATTCTACCGGCAAAGATCAGAGGACCGGCAGCTTCGATAGTCACCGCCTTCAACTGGGCTTCCACATTTGTCGTCACCACCACTTTTCCAATAATGAATAAGAGTCTAGGATCATGTTACACATTCTGGTTTTATGGTCTAATGGTCGTATTAGGATTTATCTTCACTGTGATATGCGTTCCAGAAACGAGAGGAAAAAGTCTCGAAGACATTGAAAGACTGATGTCGGGTCAGGAAGTAAGAAGGATGAGCTCTAAAGCCAACATGAAACCTCTGCCTTCTACTTTCTGA
- the LOC123321478 gene encoding palmitoyltransferase ZDHHC2, translating into MPLASQNTKGPCFWCIKVMKWVPVLFIMTIVAWSYYAYVIQLCFLTVDSLMVKILYLIFYHISLAMFLWAYWQTVFTDIGRVPQKYRIPDVCHEQLLRAESAEEQHNILEEYSKNLPNVNVNINGAVRYCDKCRCIKPDRAHHCSVCGECVLKMDHHCPWVNNCVSFTNYKFFVLFLGYALLYCIYVALTALPYFIAFWNGKLSGVGRFHILFLFFVAVMFAISLISLFFYHCYLVSENRTTLEAFRAPIFRTGEDKHGFSLSRYNNFCEVFGDDPKKWFLPIQSSLGNGIEFPLNLHQQRTYRSMECTQNGLETNS; encoded by the exons ATGCCACTAGCCTCACAAAATACCAAAGGACCATGTTTTTGGTGCATAAAGGTGATGAAATGGGTCCCCGTTTTGTTTATTATGACAATTGTCGCATGGTCTTACTATGCCTATGTGATTCAATTATGTTTTT TGACTGTGGATTCACTTATGGTTAAAATTTTATACTTAATATTTTACCATATAAGTTTAGCTATGTTTTTATGGGCCTATTGGCAAACTGTTTTCACTGATATAGGAAGGGTGCCTCAAAAA TATAGAATACCCGATGTGTGTCATGAGCAGCTACTTCGTGCAGAATCTGCAGAGGAGCAACATAACATACTTGAAGAATATTCGAAGAATTTACCAAATGTGAACGTTAACATCAATGGCGCTGTAAGATATTGTGATAAATGTAGATGCATCAAGCCTGATCGAGCTCATCATTGCTCAGTATGCGGAGAATGTGTACTCAAAATGGATCATCATTGCCCGTGGGTCAACAATTGCGTGTCATTCACCAACtataaattttttgtcttatttttaGGCTATGCCTTATTGTACTGTATATACGTGGCCCTTACTGCACTTCCTTATTTCATTGCATTTTGGAAT GGAAAACTTTCAGGAGTGGGGAGATTTCATATTCtatttctgttttttgttgCTGTTATGTTTGCAATAAGTTTAATATCACTATTTTTTTATCACTGTTATTTGGTTAGCGAAAACAGAACAACACTGG AGGCATTTAGAGCTCCCATATTTCGTACTGGAGAGGATAAGCATGGTTTCAGTCTGAGTCGATACAATAATTTCTGTGAAGTATTTGGGGATGACCCCAAAAAATGGTTTCTTCCGATACAGTCAAG TTTGGGTAATGGAATTGAATTTCCCTTGAATCTACACCAACAGAGAACGTACCGATCAATGGAATGTACACAAAATGGTTTGGAAACCAATAGTTAA